The following coding sequences are from one Gossypium raimondii isolate GPD5lz chromosome 4, ASM2569854v1, whole genome shotgun sequence window:
- the LOC105780973 gene encoding uncharacterized protein LOC105780973, whose product MGSLQEEELVQMVQDFIESEPSSPIVPSNHLQSSNRLAQLSTLQEILRCRTDTERKVIEIVLKHIRSKRDVQKSSGLKKWLAMRLKMNGFNASLRQTCWVTSSGCPAGDYEYVDIVMENENGETVRLIVDIDFKSQFELARPSPTYKELTDALPSIFIGSEEKLREIISVVCSAAKQSFREAGLHVPPWRTTTYMHSKWLSATPNVNGDFGKVNGEPKPRGGALGFSKWTPPMVKPKTQNRELGGGGSALSSQFSNMGINCC is encoded by the exons ATGGGAAGCTTGCAAGAAGAAGAACTGGTTCAAATGGTTCAAGACTTCATAGAATCAGAACCATCTTCACCCATAGTTCCTTCAAACCACCTTCAATCTTCTAACCGTCTTGCTCAACTTTCTACTTTACAG GAGATTCTTAGGTGTAGAACAGATACTGAGAGAAAGGTTATTGAGATTGTGTTGAAGCATATTAGAAGCAAAAGGGATGTCCAAAAGTCTAGTGGTTTGAAGAAGTGGCTTGCCATGAGGCTCAAAATGAATGGATTTAATGCTTCTTTACGTCAAACATGTTGGGTTACGTCCTCAGGATGTCCTGCTG GTGATTATGAATATGTTGACATAGTGATGGAGAATGAAAACGGTGAGACGGTGAGGTTGATAGTAGACATAGATTTCAAGTCCCAATTTGAACTTGCAAGGCCTTCACCAACCTACAAGGAGTTGACAGATGCTCTGCCATCCATCTTTATAGGAAGTGAAGAAAAGCTGAGGGAGATTATATCAGTGGTTTGCTCGGCTGCCAAACAGTCGTTTAGAGAGGCAGGGTTGCATGTACCACCATGGAGGACCACTACCTACATGCACTCCAAGTGGCTCTCTGCCACTCCTAATGTTAACGGTGATTTTGGCAAAGTAAATGGGGAACCTAAACCAAGAGGTGGAGCGCTTGGTTTTAGCAAATGGACACCTCCAATGGTAAAGCCTAAGACCCAGAATAGGGAATTGGGTGGTGGCGGCTCTGCCTTGTCCAGTCAGTTTTCTAACATGGGCATAAACTGCTGCTAA
- the LOC105780713 gene encoding 60S ribosomal protein L27-3, which produces MVKFLKPNKAVVVLQGRYAGRKAVIVKSFDEGTRDRPYGHCLVAGIKKYPSKVVRKDSSKKTAKKSRVKCFLKLVNYQHVMPTRYTLDVDLKDVVTVDSLQSKDKKVSACKATKQKLEERFKTGKNRWFFTKLRF; this is translated from the coding sequence ATGGTGAAGTTCCTGAAGCCAAACAAGGCGGTGGTTGTCCTTCAGGGTCGCTACGCCGGTCGTAAGGCGGTGATCGTCAAATCCTTCGACGAAGGAACCCGCGACCGCCCTTACGGTCACTGTTTGGTTGCAGGGATTAAGAAATACCCAAGCAAAGTTGTCCGAAAGGACTCTTCCAAGAAAACGGCCAAGAAATCCCGCGTGAAATGCTTCCTCAAGCTCGTCAATTACCAGCACGTGATGCCGACGCGTTACACCTTGGATGTGGACTTGAAGGATGTGGTCACCGTCGACTCCCTCCAAAGCAAGGACAAGAAAGTCTCTGCTTGCAAGGCTACCAAGCAGAAGCTCGAGGAGAGGTTTAAGACAGGGAAAAACAGGTGGTTTTTCACAAAGTTAAGGTTTTGA